TTCCGGGGTTAAGACCAAGATTAAATGAAGAACGATCATTCAAATCTGTTCTATCATTTCCGTTGATGGCAGTAGATCCCCCAAAACCAAAACCAATTCTAGCAGCACCATATAAGTGAACATTTTCTCCTAATCCGAAATAGTATCTTGCTTCAGGACTAAATGAAATGCTATTTGTTCTCACATAGTCATCTTCTCCTAAGTTATTTCTTTGAGTTGTAAATCCCACTGCTCCACCAACTGATAAATTATCACTTAAGAAATACTGTGCATTAGGCAATAATCTTATTTCTTGAAAGTCAGCATTCTCTATATTCTGAAATTGAGCACTACCGCCAATTAGAATACTTCCACTTCCTAATTGAGCAAAAGCTTGCTGAGAAAAGATTATAACGAGCAAAATCAAAGTTACTTTTTTCATATATTTTTTTTCTATTTTAGTTGTACTGCAATATTAACTGAAAGATTCAAGATTTATTATATCATGTATTATTTTACCATAAATAATAAAAAAGCACAGACCAATCTATTGATCTGTGCTATGAACAGTGAAATATGCGTCTTTAAATTTTATCGGATATTCAATCCCATACCAACTGAAAGTGTATTGTACTTTTGTATCGTGTAATCAACATTTAATGCCAAGACCCACAAAATCTTTACTCGTGCACCAACAGTAAATCTAGGTCCACCGCTACCATCGAAAGTTAAATCAATTGGATCTGTAACGGTATAAGATTCTCCTCCTCCGGAAAATTCATAATCACCTTTCATAGCGAAATTTGATCTCACAATATTTACTCCGAGACCCGCATATGGGGTGAAAAATAATAGCTTTTTTGAAATTATAGCTTGAATAGTTGTTGCACTGGCACCGAATTCTGCAAATTGACCTTGACTCTCATCAATTTGGTAATTAGTTGAAATTCTATTGAAACCAATTAATCCAGACAGATCAAAAGGTAATAATTTCATTCCCGGGATCCATTGTTTGAAATCATGTTTTACTCCAAACCCGAATGATTGAAAACTAAAATCCCCAACATTTATTTCTGGTGTAAATCTGATTATTAAGTCAGTACTTTTAACAATTCCAATTCCTAGCTGTACAGTAGGGGTTGGAATAGCTAAAGGACCAGGATAATCCAAATCTCCCAGTATACCGTCTGGTGCACCAATATTCTCCGTGTACGAAACGCTTTGACCTGCTGCGATTTCTCTCTCTCCACTTATCTGTAGCTGCTGATTTGTACTACTTCCTACAAAAGTAGGTAAGCTGGTATTACTTGGGTCGGCTAGTGATATATTATCATATTCTGAAGCCACGAACTCAAATGTTTTTGCCGCATCCGGGATAGTGGCCATATTGATATTGAAAGTCAAATCAAATCCCAAGGTCTTATGCGGTTTTGCCGTGTTATACCAACCATTCGCTAAACCATTACCTATTGAGGTAGCCACTGGGTTCATATAATGTTCTAAATAGGTATTGGCATCTGCCACTCCTGAATTTACAACTTGCTCAAAGTCTTGCGCTTGAGTATCATTCAAGTTAGCTAAACTATAAATAGCTAAAATTATTCCTGTAAATATTCTTTTCATAGTGTTGTGTTTTGGTGATACATATGTATAAAAGTATTGAATTTTTATTGAATTTTTTAATTTTAATATTCTTCACTTCATTAAACCTAAAAAAATATTTTTATTCGAAAGTACTGAATAGTTTT
This is a stretch of genomic DNA from Marivirga harenae. It encodes these proteins:
- a CDS encoding outer membrane beta-barrel protein, which translates into the protein MKKVTLILLVIIFSQQAFAQLGSGSILIGGSAQFQNIENADFQEIRLLPNAQYFLSDNLSVGGAVGFTTQRNNLGEDDYVRTNSISFSPEARYYFGLGENVHLYGAARIGFGFGGSTAINGNDRTDLNDRSSFNLGLNPGILFTPGSKVGFNFELNMISFSRNAVTPAGGNTTTVSNGINLGTNTFAPTFGLYFILGE
- a CDS encoding DUF6588 family protein codes for the protein MKRIFTGIILAIYSLANLNDTQAQDFEQVVNSGVADANTYLEHYMNPVATSIGNGLANGWYNTAKPHKTLGFDLTFNINMATIPDAAKTFEFVASEYDNISLADPSNTSLPTFVGSSTNQQLQISGEREIAAGQSVSYTENIGAPDGILGDLDYPGPLAIPTPTVQLGIGIVKSTDLIIRFTPEINVGDFSFQSFGFGVKHDFKQWIPGMKLLPFDLSGLIGFNRISTNYQIDESQGQFAEFGASATTIQAIISKKLLFFTPYAGLGVNIVRSNFAMKGDYEFSGGGESYTVTDPIDLTFDGSGGPRFTVGARVKILWVLALNVDYTIQKYNTLSVGMGLNIR